A window of Zingiber officinale cultivar Zhangliang chromosome 5A, Zo_v1.1, whole genome shotgun sequence contains these coding sequences:
- the LOC121979954 gene encoding protein HESO1-like, protein MLKRTKCNICLASSIEYIPNARVPLLKYISRQHNISFDVSVNNHLGVMKSNVLKWLSEIDDRFRDMVLVLKEWAKAQDINDPKSGSLSSYALCLLVIFHFQTCEPPIFPPLRAIINEERISDRGIYLLEP, encoded by the exons ATGCTTAAGAGAACGAAATGCAATATCT GTCTTGCTAGTTCTATTGAGTACATTCCAAATGCAAGAGTTCCTCTGCTTAAATACATTAGTAGGCAACataatatttcttttgatgtctcCGTTAATAATCATCTTGGTGTAATGAAGTCCAACGTTCTTAAATGGCTATCTGAAATAGATGACCGTTTCCGTGACATGGTTTTAGTG TTGAAGGAGTGGGCTAAAGCACAAGATATTAATGATCCAAAGTCTGGGAGTTTAAGTTCCTATGCCCTTTGTTTGTTGGTTATATTCCATTTTCAG ACCTGCGAACCACCAATTTTCCCACCACTGCGAGCaataattaatgaagaaagaaTTTCTGATCGAGGTATATATCTTCTAGAGCCTTGA